Proteins co-encoded in one Alcanivorax sp. genomic window:
- the odhB gene encoding 2-oxoglutarate dehydrogenase complex dihydrolipoyllysine-residue succinyltransferase, whose product MATDIKAPQFPESVADGTVATWHKQEGEAVKRDELLVDIETDKVVLEVVAPADGVISKILAGEGDTVESQQVLANFEEGASGSAPAPASESKDEPEPESAPAEAQSAPASDDSSASGQAGPAARKLMSEHGVAASQVSGTGKGGRITKQDVEKAISEKAEQRASQPAPQQPATLDVPAAPGEREERRVPMTRLRKRIAERLVSAQHDAAMLTTFNEVNMKPIMEMRKNYKDAFEKAHGVRLGFMGFFTRACVEALKRHPEVNASIDGDDVVYHGYYDIGVAVSTDRGLVVPVLRDSDQKGLAEVESQIIDYGQKAQKGKLSIEEMTGGTFTISNGGVFGSLMSMPILNPPQTAILGMHKIQERPMAVDGKVEILPMMYLALSYDHRLIDGKQAVQFLVTVKNFIEDPARLLLDI is encoded by the coding sequence ATGGCGACTGACATTAAAGCCCCGCAGTTTCCCGAATCCGTAGCCGATGGCACTGTAGCCACCTGGCACAAGCAGGAAGGCGAAGCGGTAAAACGTGATGAACTGCTGGTAGATATTGAAACCGACAAGGTAGTACTGGAAGTGGTAGCCCCTGCCGATGGCGTGATCAGCAAGATCCTGGCCGGCGAGGGCGACACCGTGGAAAGCCAGCAGGTGCTGGCCAACTTCGAGGAAGGTGCCTCTGGTTCTGCTCCCGCCCCGGCGTCAGAGAGCAAGGATGAGCCGGAGCCCGAATCGGCGCCGGCAGAAGCGCAAAGCGCCCCCGCCAGTGATGACAGCAGTGCTTCCGGTCAGGCCGGCCCGGCCGCGCGCAAGCTGATGAGCGAGCATGGTGTCGCCGCCAGCCAGGTTTCCGGCACCGGCAAGGGTGGCCGTATTACCAAGCAGGACGTGGAAAAGGCGATCAGCGAGAAAGCCGAACAACGTGCCAGCCAGCCGGCACCGCAGCAGCCTGCTACCCTGGACGTACCGGCTGCACCGGGCGAGCGTGAAGAGCGTCGTGTGCCGATGACCCGTCTGCGCAAGCGTATCGCCGAGCGCCTGGTATCCGCCCAGCACGACGCCGCCATGTTGACCACCTTCAATGAGGTCAACATGAAACCGATCATGGAGATGCGCAAGAACTACAAGGACGCCTTCGAAAAAGCCCACGGTGTCCGTCTTGGTTTCATGGGCTTCTTTACCCGCGCCTGTGTGGAAGCGCTCAAGCGTCACCCGGAAGTGAATGCCTCCATTGATGGTGATGACGTGGTTTATCACGGCTACTACGACATCGGCGTTGCGGTTTCCACTGATCGTGGCCTGGTGGTTCCTGTGCTGCGTGATTCTGACCAGAAGGGCTTGGCAGAAGTCGAGTCCCAGATCATCGATTACGGGCAGAAAGCCCAGAAAGGCAAGCTCTCCATCGAGGAAATGACCGGTGGCACCTTCACTATTTCCAATGGCGGTGTTTTTGGTTCCCTGATGTCCATGCCGATTCTGAATCCGCCGCAAACAGCGATTCTTGGCATGCACAAGATCCAGGAGCGTCCCATGGCAGTGGATGGCAAGGTGGAAATCCTGCCGATGATGTATCTGGCCCTGTCTTATGACCACCGTCTGATCGATGGCAAGCAGGCCGTACAGTTCCTGGTGACCGTGAAGAACTTCATCGAAGATCCGGCCCGACTGTTGCTGGATATCTGA